Genomic window (Accipiter gentilis chromosome 7, bAccGen1.1, whole genome shotgun sequence):
GGCAGCGCAGGACCATGCCTGAGGCCAACACTGCCAGGAAGTGCCGTGGCAGTGCAAGGCACTGAATGTCTCCAAGCCACAATCACGTATCAGCTGCAGAGCACAGACAAGAGTGCCGTGGGACAACGTGAAACTCAAGCTTGTGCTCCCACAGGCATGACAGCCACATTCAGACCAGGAGAGTGAGAGCCTCCCAGGCCTTCTCCAGAGAAAGTGCATCAAAACCTTGGCCAATGGACCAGGTCACATCCCTGTTAGAGCAGCAATAAGCACCACCTGCCAGAAGCAGAGAATCTAGGAAATGAAGAGGCTGGTGCAGAGGGCTGCAGAAGCAGGGGAGCAGGCAGGTGACAGCCCTGATGTGAGCTGAGGGCCACTGAGAGCAGGGTCAGCAGTCCCACTCCTCCTATAAGCAAGTTTGTTGAAGTGCTTGTGATGCAATCCTGCTCTGCAGGGTGGATTGcaaagaggctgcagagggaacacTGTGTCCAGGTCAAGTTGTATTGCTCAAGAAAAGCCTGAGATGACCGCAGGGAGTCCGGGGTAAAGTGGCAGTCAATGCCAGAGGCCCCAAAGACAAATCCAACAGCCTCCAGAAGCGTGAACGAACAGGGCTTTTCCATAATAAGCGACAGGGCATAACCACAGCTGTCTCCAAACATCTGCACACCAGCAGCAAAGGGAGGAAACAGCACCCAGCACATCACAAGGGCCCAACCCCAGGCAGAGGTCTTTGCAAGGGGAGCCCTGGCAAGCTCCTGGCAAGATCCATCCCAGAGCCCAGCTACCCTGTGGTTTCTACCACCAGGAAAAGATGCACTGACCAGTAACAACATAAAGAGAGCTGATCCCGCTGGGCTGAGGAGTTGGGCTGCATCCCCCTGACTCAAGAGGTGTCCCTGAAGCAGCACACAGGACCAGGTGAACCAAACATTTATTGACACTCAGGCAGGACCCAGGACCTGCAGGTTTGTTACAGGATCACATGTGGagaagggaggagggcagggagggcagatGCTCCTGCAGAGGCTGCGGTGCAGGAGGACCAAGCACCAACCAGAGCAGGCAGCATGGGCTGTGGCATCCCCGGCAGAAGGGACACTTCTTGGCCCAATACACTGCTTGGCTCACGGCTCTGGGCAGTAACACCAGGGAAGTTGTGCTCTCCatggggcagagctgcagcaggaggcagggcaCAGGACTGCAGGGCTGTCCCCTCAGGAGCTTTCCTCACCACCCAGCAGAGCCTTACCCAGCGCTGGTTTCTGCTGGGGACCCCAACCCACAGGAAAGCCAAAATACAGCCCTGGACAGTGGCACCAGTGTGGaggccccctcccctgctccccaccagTGCAGCCCCAACTTCACCCATCACTGACCCTTCTCAGGGGCTGGGACCAGGACCTCAGCTCAGTCCCAGTCTGCCCAGCACTGGAAGCATCAGACCTGTCCCTGCTTGGCCACGGCTCCCCCCAGCTAGATGTTGGTTCTGTGGCGCATCAGCACCGGTGATCTGCTCCAACTGCCTCCATGACGTTCTTGAACCCCTGCTCCCTAACCAGGGACAGCACATGACGGCTGGGTTGGCCTGGCACTGCGGCTCAGCCCCGTAGTACCACTGCTCATGCACCAGCATGTGGCTGCCCAGGGGCTCCCTGGGGAGGTGCCCAGCCCCTCACTCACCTCAGCAGCTCCTCTAATTCCTGCTTCACTGTCCCCACCACCAGCGGCCCATGGTACACGAGCGCCGTGTACATCTGCACAAGTGAGGCTCCAGCGCGGATCTTCTCCAGGGCATCGCGCCCACTGctcaccccacccaccccaatgATGGGCACCCGTCCTGTGGGTAGACGCAGGGTCAGGACAGCACGGGTGATGCCAGcatgcacccccaaaccctgCTGTACCCCTACCTCGGGTGAGGGAGTACATCTCCCTGATGGTCTGTGTGGAGAGCTCCCGCAGGGGCTTCCCGCTGAGGCCCCCAGGCTCTGTGCACTGCCTGCTCCGGAGGCTGCTGGGGCGGCTCACGGTGGTGTTGCTGACAATCAGCCCATCCACACCTAGCTGAGGGGGGCAGCAGCATGAGGGCACAGCTGCCACAAGCAGCCCCCCACTCTCATCCCCCAGGCTGCCAGGCCCAGCACCCCCCAGCAATGTGCCCAGGGACAAAGCAGCTGCCCCTCACTGCCTGGACCATCCCCACGGTCTGGGTGATGCACACAGGCCCTCATAGACTCAGAGCTACCCAGAACACCATCCCTATGGCAGCCAGAGAGCCGCGGGTCTGCCTGTCCCTTCAGAGAGGCGACTTGCCAGGAGCACCATGATCTTGCCCCTGTGCTGTGCGAGGTGAGGCAGGAGGCACACCAGCCCAGCTCCTCGCCagtctccccatcccacctcctcaCCTCGCAGACAACACTAGCAACATCCTGCTTGTTCTGCGCAGTGAGGTCAGGGGCAATCTTCACCAGCACGGCTGGCTTGCGCTCGCAGGGCAGCATGTCCCTCTCCACCAGCACCTGCAAGGGGATGCATGGGGGAACAGAGCAGTGTGTGGTGGGAGAACACTTCCTGCCCCGGACCGGGGAGACACGTGCACCCATTGCCACAAGGCAGCACAGGGACAGGCCCCGCTCTCCCTACATGGCGCTGCCAATGGGATGGACACGCTACGGCACAGGGCCTGGGGCACAGGACCCGCACAGGACTGCAGCGACTCCTGATGCCACGGGGTGGGTGGCTCGCTGCCCCcttgcagaagcagagcagagcacaaTGCCTCACTGCTCGCATGCCCTTTGCTGGAGTACAGTGCCCTGGTGAACCCCACGCCAGCAGCTGATCAAGGGGCATCTCGGTGGCTCTGCCCACCACTCCAGTGAGCCACCACGCTCCTCCCTGTGCTGGGGCAAACCCaccagctggagcagagcaggcactTCTGGGGGATGGGATGCATCCAGTGCTGCAGCTGTAGTCTGGGCTGGCTGTGAGGGTCACCCACCTTAGTCAGCAGGTCCCGCAGCTCAGTCTTGCCCTGCAGGTCCCGCAGCCCTGGGGTGTTTGGGCTGGACACATTCACAACCAGGTAGTCAGCCAAAGGGCCCAGCATCCGGACCCCAGCCACGTAGTCAGCTGCAGCATCAGTAGAGCTCTTGTTCTTGCCCAGGTTGACTCCAAGGGGCATCCCCGCTGGAACACAGACACGGCTGAACCAGGGCAGCAGGACCAACCACCACCCAAGGGGCCAGAGCACCTGACAAGGGAGGCCCAGGACCAGCTAAATGAAGATGGAGATATGCAGCCCACATGTTTCATGGGGGTGGGCCTGGGACTGTTCTGCAGCTACAGAAGCACCACCACAGTTGCCCTGGTCAGCACCTCCCAGCACCGCAGCCTTCAGCCTGGCCACCCAGCAGGGGCTGCCCTTGGAAACTGCCCAGCTGGGGCACTATTGGCTTTGGCTAGTCTCAGCAGACATGTCCTGCCCCAAGCAGCAAGCGGAGCCCTTATCACAGAGAAAATAGCATGAGAAAGGTGCCTGGTCACAGTCCCAAGGGAAAGAGGCTACAGCCCCAAGAGAGTTCCTGCTGTCCAATTGCACCTCATTCCAGCCAGGGCCCTCCCATGCCTGGAGGTTAGCGTTACACACCTTTCCTAGCTTACAGCTACCCAGGAGACCCCCAAACacaccctgcagaccccaagagcAAAGGCTTATAAGCTTGTCTCACCACTAGTGAGCCTGAGCTGCGTCTCCTGGCGGGCCCGCAGCCTCCGCTCCACTGCGACGTGGCCGTGGCTGTTGAACCCATACCTGGACCAGAACAGACAAGTTCAGGGCTTGCATCCACAAGCCTTGAGCAGGACCCAGGAGAAACACAAGGGAGATGTATGGTGTCTGCAGCTCCGCTCAGCGCATCCAACCCAAGAGCCACCACAGCACAGACCAGAGCTGGGACCACCCAAATAAAGGTGCTCCCTCTGGGTGGACAACCTGCGGGACACCACAGAGCAGCCACCCTCAGATCCCACCTGTTAATGACTGCCTCGTCCTCCACCAGCCGGAAGACCCTGGGTCTGGGGTTCCCCTCCTGGGGCTCGGGTGTGACAGTCCCTACTTCCACAAAGCCAAAGCCCATCTTGTAAAGCCCATCCACGGCCTCACCATGCTTGTCGAAGCCGGCCGCCAGGCCCACCGGGTTGCGGAACCGCTGCCCGAGGACTTGCACCTCctgcggggcaggggctgggtcAGACACGGGCAGCCAGGAGGACCAGAGCCCACAGACACCAGGAGCCACAGCCAAGGCCTCACCTCGGCCCCCCCAGAagcagccccggccccctcccctccattccccctgccccacagggtGCCCTCATTGGGTGCCTGCCCCGGGGGACCCATGGCTCCTGCCGCGACCATCTCCTGGACCGGGGCTGCCCTGGGAGCCCTGCTGGGCACCTCCGCTGGCTGCCAGAGCTCATCGCCCCCCCCGCGATCCGCCAGACCCTACGATGCCCCCACCGTCCCCCACGCCCTGGCCGCCCCCTCCGGCCACACACCctctcccccgccccgggccctgaaCCACTCCCtcagccaccccagccccagcctccccccgccacAGAGCCGTACCAGCAGGGGGCTGTCGCGACGGGCAGGCGGCAGCAGCCCGAGAGCGGCAGCGCGCAGGGCCAGACCGTGGGCGGCCTCGGGGGGGAGGACGCGGAGCGCGGGCATCGCCGCCGCGTAGAGCCGCTCGTCGCCCGCCGCCAGCGCCGAGCCCAGCAGCAGCCCGCAGCCTCCcagcgccgccgccagcgcccgcagCCGCCCCTGCGGGAGGCCGTCAGCAGAGAGaccgccctgcccgccccccgTACTCCACCCGCCCCC
Coding sequences:
- the DHODH gene encoding LOW QUALITY PROTEIN: dihydroorotate dehydrogenase (quinone), mitochondrial (The sequence of the model RefSeq protein was modified relative to this genomic sequence to represent the inferred CDS: deleted 1 base in 1 codon), with the translated sequence MPALRVLPPEAAHGLALRAAALGLLPPARRDSPLLEVQVLGQRFRNPVGLAAGFDKHGEAVDGLYKMGFGFVEVGTVTPEPQEGNPRPRVFRLVEDEAVINRYGFNSHGHVAVERRLRARQETQLRLTSAGMPLGVNLGKNKSSTDAAADYVAGVRMLGPLADYLVVNVSSPNTPGLRDLQGKTELRDLLTKVLVERDMLPCERKPAVLVKIAPDLTAQNKQDVASVVCELGVDGLIVSNTTVSRPSSLRSRQCTEPGGLSGKPLRELSTQTIREMYSLTRGRVPIIGVGGVSSGRDALEKIRAGASLVQMYTALVYHGPLVVGTVKQELEELLRGSRTSWRQLEQITGADAPQNQHLLGGAVAKQGQV